CAACAGCTCTctaaaacatttccaaaaagaaaaaaaaaaaggtacttACACACAGTAGGAACATCTTGCGCCTTGTGTTTCTATTGATGGGGACTGCACAGCCAAAAACCTATTGTGCTCTGGAGGACAATTCAGCTCTCTACATGCTCCAGCAAGAAAGCTTCACTCCTTTGTTCCTACATGAAGCATTAACCAGCTGTTAAATTAGCTTTGCTTTGTGATGCCAATTGCAAATCACTTCCACAATACAGAACGTACACATTAGgccacagaacaaacacaatgaGCAGCTGATCTGATGACACACTCCAAGTAGTCTTATGCGTGAACTTCCAGTGTACTGCCAGGCTACTGATGCATGTGTGCGCCATCACTGTGCAGTCAATAAAACTAAGTAGAGACAAATGTGGACAGGCTTCCCTGCAGACTTGGTGTGACTTTATACCTGAGGAAGTGATAAAAACCCAGCAGAAGCAATCGTATTAGAGTAACAGGCCTGTGGTTGtggcttgtttgtgtgcatggtCTGTACAGCATCTGTtgaagaggaggtgaaataCAAAAAGCCATCATCCTAGTCTCAGGTCAATGCCACAGGAAGTGTCTGTAATGTTTCCTGGCATTACActggcttgtttgtttgtttctgaagGTCTCTCAGAGAGGTGACTCAGTGAAGAGCAGAGGGAACCGCTGAAAGTCCGTTTCAATGAAGACGAGAATGGAAAGTTTCAAACTGTGAGATGAATTGCTGGGAAATTCTTGCCAAATTTTCAAACAAAAAGGTTAGATAAATGACTCAGCTTATTTTGTTTCTGCCTATTGATTTTGCTGCCTTACAAAGCTATCCCCACAATCTTTCACTTTGCTCAATGTTTACATGGCCATGTATGTGTTGTAAAAACTATGTACCTCACTGGATGTCCCTCATTGGTGTTCAATGTAAGGAGAGTGGAGGCAGCCCTGACACCTTTTATTGATATATTTTACAAATATCTCAACAGTTGTATTTTTTGAATGAATTAAACAAGACAACATGTTCATGAGTAAGCTTTGGACAgtaccaggctagctgttttcaaTCTTCATGCTAAGCTCAGAGAGGTATAAATCTTCTCATCCTGCTCttccaaaatgccaaactatgCCATTTAAGTGCTGTCACTTGTGGGGATATTACATGACAAAATATAGGAACATCTTTAAATTAGGCCAAATCCTTGCCTGGACTGTTAATGGCCCACAAATTTCAGACACATTCTCAGCACATAAGGTTGCACCATTATAGTAAACTGATTGcatgtctctgtcctctgaaaAAGTCTATGTAATAGTTTATCTTTATGGTGATACTGTAACCACAAAACTTTGGCTTAAGGGTAAAAAACACcctattattatttattatttattttttagctgCATACTCAATAAAAACTGGCCCCACTAGAGTAGTCCGGCTATATGAGGGAAGGAGACTTCATGATCTGGACTagaatgtctctgtgtgttcaccACTGAATGACCAAGTTTAACAAATTCTGAAGAGTTTTGGTTGGTGTGCCGaacatttaattattttacaaCTGTGATCCACCCACATAGAACCTCATATTCACAATCCGAACAAAAAGTGCCCGGATTTGTGCTtggacagttttctttttcccaaGCCTCTGAACATTTGTGAAGTGGTTGTGGTTGGTCTCTGTGGGAGTGCGTCTGGCAGTGTGCATGTGGGAGCCTCAGGTTGCTCATCTGTCTGATCCTCCtctggggaggagaggagcagcctgCTGCAGGCCCAGGCAGATGCTCACTGTGGCTGTTAAAAAATAACCACTGGAGTGTGCTCCCCCCTCAGCAACACTGTGATCCGTAACTACTCCCAGGGGGCTGTTTAGACAGAGGTCAGCCGAGCCCACAATATGCAAACTGTCCTGCACTTTAAAGTGATAATTTGTGAAataatttctgtgtttgtcattgCTGCTGTTCATTACTACGGTGTCTCGTTCACAACTTAATATCATAACTTGTTAAAACATTGTATCTTTAGCTCTGTTAGCTTTTCTTTTGATTTCTGTTTAGTTATGTAAGATGTGTATGGTCACACCACCTACTTTAACTATTTTAAGGAGTCTGACTTCTCAAATTTCAAGAATTAAACTGTGAATGGAAGTAGTACAGTTGGTACTGgcagtgcagtgtgcagtaCCTCCGGCAGCATAGCAGAAGTCACACAAGCATTAGTGAGCACATGGAGTACCAGGTGGTAGCTAAGATTTTATAACAAGAGTCTACTGCCAGTCTAGCAGCTCTGTTTGATGTTACAATGCTTGTaacaaaatgctaacattagtATGTCTACATGCACTTATTCATAGTGTTAACATACTGATATTTGGTAGGTAATATGCATGGCCACCATGCATGTTAACATAATTggcaccaaacacaaacatacagttgAGACTAATGGGgatgtcattatttttgggCCAGATGAATTTCCGAGCTGATGATGGCACCAGCTAAAAAAGTCAGGAGCTCAACATGAGCTGAATATGATGATGACTGGAATGGACAAAAAATTTGACCTACATTGTAAATCATTCATTAACCCTTTGATATAATTTCTGGTGAATGCTGTGAATCTGCAAGGATGGGAGTGAATTGGCATCTAATGGAACACAAATTGCACAACCTCTTCTTAGTATACAAAACATCATCATTTTGGACTAAGTGCAATAAAGTAAGTCATGCTATAAAGATTGGTATGTTGTATGTATAATTAGTACACTGTTAGGACACAAAACTCAAATGTTTGCAGACACTTTGATGCCATACCATCCAGGACCAAAGTGATGCACTAatagacagactgactgacaaaGCTGTTCCAGAGTCACACAGTTGGCATGGCTAGATTACCATATGACTTTCTCAGCCCACCTAAATATACAACAATCAACACTGCTGCCAAAGTGCTTTTGTGTTAATCCTAATGATTGCTTTGGTGCAGTCTTCACAGTCAATCCACAGCAACCACACGTGCCACAGCACAGACCCTGTCAGTGAATTTTATGCCAGTGTTGCACTACATGctagaaatatgaatgtttttgGAAGCGGCACACTGCACTTGATTTAAATTAATATGTGTCCTGAGTCTGTGTGTACTCTTCACTTTATCCTCAAACATCCTTGGAGCCCTGAAGCTTCATTATTGCACCCATTCTGACAGAACTCACTGGATTAATAAACCTTTTAaaagtttgtgtgcatgtgtttgtgtgtgtcggTGAAGCGTGTATGTGAGAGAGGTGCCCTGTaatgagagaggagcagggctATCTGGCTGAGCTGAAACAGATTTCACAGCCATGAATAAAATATAAGCGTGATACCCTCTCCAACAAAAGCACCTCCAGCAGTTAAATGACTTGTAGGTGGTCCTTTACCCGCAGGCCAGGCCCTGGAGAAATCACTGATAATGATTAACTGGACGtgaatggcttttttttttttttttcccgtcaCTGTACTCCAGTGGTGGGGTTGCGAAACATCAGGCCCAGAGAAGGACAGGACTGTTATTTGACTCTTgtcaacatcacaaacacacactatgaATGTACCTGCTGCCTTGGAGATCATAACAAACAATCAGTAATGTCAATACCAGGGAGCAGCAGGTACTGTTATTCCCAGAGACTGTTGTTGTGACTAAAAATAAGAGGTAACACAAATCCACTCCTATGAGAATATGGGAGTTTAGTTTAATAGAGGTGGGAGGGTATGAAAAGATATGTATGTGAGAGAAATTATGTTAAAAATGCTGGTCATATGTAAATGATTTTCTTTAGACTTTAGACAGTATATGGTAATATCATGAAATAAAGCATGTTGAAACAGCTTGAAGTAATGCTGAACTCCAGTATTTGCATGGTGTTTGGAGTTGAACTTAGAAGCCATACTGTGTGCCCGTTTATGACCTCCACCTAAACGATGGCTGTTGACTGATGGGCtactatgtttttttttttttttttccagtctgcaGTTAATATATTTGTTGTTcttcatacagtatatttagcTTATCACAACAAAgcttgaaaaatgtaacaaagcaGGCACTGGTTGGTTGATAATTCTGTGAGTTTATCACTGCATGCAAGCCCCTGTACATTACCTAGAGTCATTTAAACCATACTGACAAATAGGGTGATATACTTGGATCTTACATCATCACAGTCATGTGATTCTGTATTTTGGTCCTGGTCGAGGATGTAACATGGACAGTcagatttgttttgatgttttcctcacactgcttctgttgtttgtctcaGAGGAGGAGTCATGAGTTGTCCCGCTCATCCTTTCCATGATCCATAATCATGGCAGCACTGCACCATGGATATTGTTCACTGTTGATAGAGACAGCCGCCTGCTGCGACAACATGGGGTGCTGTCTGGCTTTGTAAGGtgtgctgtcaaaaaaaaaaggtaattgcAGACGTAATTAAATGCATTATGAATGTTCACCAGAAATAACATCATCAGCCTCCTCATACATCATCAAATTTTGTCTCACGTGCCCCTGTCCTCATCTCACTGAGCACTACGACTAGCtgatacagcattttttttttttcattactgcGTGATGCATGCAATTATGAGAGGTTGAGTGAAACGGTTGATGCACTCAATCTagcatgaaatgtttttttagaATCCAGGATCTTTGATCTTCTGAGGCATCATTTGTCATTAAGTGCTAGTGTTGTTAGCTGAGTTGTGAGGGTAGCTGAGGCTAGcagcaagacaaagaaaagacaatatGATGACAGCTAGGTGTTGTAGGGTTTCATCTTAACCAAGGATGCTTCatcccctcttcctctgtgcctgaTGTGTAATATGGAATTATTTTCCATCAGAATCTTTTGTGCAGTTTGACTTGGTCCATGACCCTTGGAGTTCATGTGCAATGGAAAGCTGAAAAGCTGTGCCACTGCTGGCACGGGAGCAACAGGCTGAGATCAGTCTTgaaaattcattaaaatgaaaatcagcaGTATCAACGGTAACCATTCCTTAACAAAATGCTGTGAGTGACTTTTGGCTCGTGATCTTACTCTTTGTTAATGACTTCTTGTGATCATCATTCACTTGAAGACATTTCCTAAGATTAAGACGCTTCAACATGATGTGTCCTTTCAAAATCGCTGTCGATGTGGCTGACTTTCAGACTTTCTCAGGCCTGGTGACAAGTGCTAGTTGCACTCGCCATGCCAGcttgccagtttttttttcccacaactACTTTGCCTCTGATTGGCCGAAACCTGTTGCTTTACAGACATTGAGCAATAATATCAGTTGTCATTAGTTGCTCTCAgttgaaaaacacataaatcgaATCTTTGACTCAGTGTGTAACTCAGCAGTTACAATCTTGAAAATAAGGCCTTATTGTGAAAATCCAAGGTTTGCAGAGGAAAGTAGGGTCACTGGCTCTGTTGCTGTTTGCCTTTCAGCCTCATTAACCCATTATGTGGAAGACAGTGTATTAACAGCAGAGAACCAAGACAGCATCAGCGCTTATGACTGATCCCATCAAAGAAGCAACTGCACCTACACATGGTTTACTCACACCGTTCCATTACTGTCATTTACACTTTGCTAGCCACGGATCATCTATCATCTGGTCATCGCTACTTGCAGGGTTGATGCTCAGCTTGCACTCTCTTCcacagtgtgatgtgtgttgGCTATGTTTGCACTCTGCTGGCCCAGATAGGCTTGTGTTGTGTCTGCTGAAGAGGGTGCTGCCCCACATTCACACTGCTCCTCATTCCCTGAGTGACTAACACAttgacaacaacagcaaagttAATGGATGTCTAATGTCACAGTGGGTGAGTCCATCCCACCAGTGCCCCAGATAGAAGAGAAGATGGAGAGCGGTGGCTTTTTATGtgagcactgctgctgctagaCGGAAATAGTTCCTTGAATGTTTgattattattctgtttttagttTGTCATCATTCTTTACTTTGTGTGACTCATCGCTGTTAAAGGAGCTGCAACATCTGACCTAAGACGCGACTAAATGTAAAGTTTTAGCTGTTGAGCAAAGTTCTCTATTATTTGGAAAGCAATTAACTGACTTTGATCTTATTCTTTATTACATTCCTTGCCTGCTATTTGTTTCAGAAGAATGGCAAATAGAAATGAGACATTACAATCCTTAAATCCCTTGGCCGAGAATGGATATTGAAATTGAGTTATAAATCACCCCAGATTTAGGACTGGGTGTCATTTATTagagatttttcatttttgtcttctttcattGTTGTTATGAAAAGACGTGGGAATTGGGGTCAGTCTGTCTGATGAGTGGAtgaatgcatttccattttggTATTACCAGAACGAAGTCACGCAGTGCACAAAATATCGatgcagatttatttttaattgcaAAATGTACGGAGGAGCTTACATTCAAGTGAAACACAGTAACGTACGATATAGGGTGATATGTTGTTCAGCCACTTTTGCTGTATTTCAAAGAGTTTGGCCTATACAGTACACatgcaataaagaaaatatttgtttctCCTGAAATACTCAGGAAATCTTTTCAGTCAGCTTATTCAAAGGAGTGCAAATGCTGAAggagcacatttcaaacacatttgtcattttactgACATTCTACataaagttgtttttctgcagtcattttcataacatactgtacaagtGAAGAATATCGAAATATTTATTCTGAATATTGCATCATGCTGAAAATAATTTAGGAAATTTGCACAACAAATTTGTCAAGTCAGAACATATTCTATGGGGGTTGGGCTTGCTTTCAGTTCACTGCTTGCAGGATTGGGAGACCAacttttaacattcagattaaTGAAGCACTGACTGATGATTGTAATGTGCTTTTTAGCAAAAATGGTTATGTAATCCAGTGCAATTTCTGTTTTAATAAGCTAAAAAAGCATTTACTTCAGCCAGCACTTCCAAACTTCATGCAAATAGTGAgttattttgtcaaactgtccaaagAAACTTTAATGATGCTACCAGTACTGATAATTCAATGACGTGACTTTAGTCAAAACCTGAAAAGATATGAATGATACTAATTTACTACAGAACTCTGGTCAGCCACATACGAATGGTCCAATAGTAGCACTGTGTGCAGTAATGcacatgcagtaacatcctttatccaatcgtGTGTTCACAAATGttccaaacagatgtttttggagaattccacatctttcccagtctttagttgctcctgtcccaacttgtttgaaacatgttgctgcatcaaattcagactaAGTAGATATTAgatataaaaatcaatgaagctgatgaggtcaaactttaaatatattgtctgtgTATTGTTTTCAACTGactgtatgtcaaaaaggattagctgCTTTATTGAGGTTTTAGGGATGACAGCACATTTCCACTTCCTGAAAAGCATGAATTGAAAGCAAAAATGAACCCAACCCTTCATTAAACTCCACATTTAATGTCACATAGAGTATCTGCAAAAGTTGAAAATACACAGGATTATGTAGCTATATCAATATCTAAGTGCAGTCTAGTTTGGCACAGTTTCAGATATCAAGTGTTCACTCACTTTAATGTTtgttgtaaacacacaaactacaaCAGGTCTAGTCACCTGCATACAACAGTGTCTACTACACAATGAGAAGAAGATAGAGATAGTGGTAGATAGAAGTAGAGATAGTGCTGGGTGATAGAAGGACATTGATATTTATCTCAATTCATCTCTTTCTTAGTGGTAGAATAAAATGAACTCAGTACTTTAGGTCAAGCATTGGGTGTGCTCATCAGCTCAGCTGATTGCACTTTAATGGAGAAGATGCAAAGTGGTGTCATGTGGTTAAGTATGGAGAGGTGCGAATAAAAAGTATGGAATGATGGCTGATTCAACATAGTGTGGAGAAAGAACATTAAGTTTTTTCTGAAATTACTTTTGAGAAACTGAAGACGATGAAGTgctccaaaataaaagtatgacaCTGAAATGTGTAAATTTAAAGACCTGCTGCAGTGATTATCTTAATCTGAATGCTTCTATGGATTGCGTTTTATATAAAACTCCAAAAACAATTCTTGAGTTTGAGCTATTGTTGAGCTTGGAAGTAGAGCTTTTAGCtacatctcacagtcttcatttTCAAGtccatttttttctaaatattaCTTTTGAATACAGGAAATTCACAAGATCAAGAACTGGTTGTGGCATTTCAGTTGTTTCTTGCTCTATTTCATAGTTCAagttattttaatttcaaatgttttttgttcaacCAGTGGACAAAATTAGCAAAAATTGTGTATATAGTGATAAATATAGTTCTCTGGCAGTTTTTATTGTGATATATTTTCAGACATATCGCCCAGCACCAGTGGAGGTAAAACGTTCAGCTCATCCTCATTGAAACTCCTtctctgtactgtacagtgcagtgcagtccATCACAACACACCTTTTTTAGAGGGATTGCATGCATGGAGCTGGTGTAGACAAAGGAAAGAGTCAAACATGTCGCCCCATCCTTGCAGATTCACAGTATTCAGAGATGATGTCAGAGGGTTAATGAATGATTTATTGTGTAGGTCCAGTTTTATGTCCTCTGTGACCTTCATCAGATTCAGTCAGACAGACCTCCGCTGGCCTTGTGCATGCGCCCTGTTGACCATATCCTGGTACATCTTGGACCTGAGGAACCGTGGGTAGGAGTCTTTCTCCATGAGGCTGTAGACTTTAGCTTGCACTTCATTGAGGCTAGTTGGGGACGGATCTTCCAGGCTTTGCTTGGTCTTTTCCCTGGTGCGATAATCAATATTTACCTGCCAGGACAAGGGGAGCAGATGCACATTGTTGAAAGGGAAAAGTCGCTCACACAAATTCAAATCATCATAGTCACATGTAGCACACTGACCCTAATTACAGTTGTTATTTCAAGTGTCTTCTATTCAGATAAAATCCAGAGGagatttaatacattttaatctATTTATCTGTCAGTGGTTGACCTGATCAGGGATCAGATAAACACTACAGCAGCTCAGTGCATGTTGTAATTCATCTTCTTGgatgtatttacatttacactacATCTCTTTAGTCTCTTTGCAAACATGACCAACGCTATCcttaaaagtgtttttcttcaatGTTGTTAAGTTGCCAAGCAGTTTGAGTCCCTGCCTCATTATTTTCTATTGGTCAGAGATTTGCCCTGTTCTCATTCAGTCATTGGTTGCTTGATGCTGTAAAGACAAAGGAGCATAGCCATTTGAAATTTGAAGTTTACTGTTGCACATTTGGTAAAGATGAAGAGTGAGTGAAAATGTAATCAGGTGGTTATAACAGGCTGTCCAGTTCTGTCTCCTACAACTTAGATTTATATATACCTGATTAGCAAcaacaaatatgcaaatgagatGTAATGCCAGCTGAATTACGTTTTTtatcaacataatgaggaaatgctgTCAACGTACCTGCCAAGTTtcaaaatgttgatactgaacatgtgtttactgacaacatatttcatttgttttctgccaaacaGCCAATCCGGCAATGCATTATTCACTCATAGGGACCATGGCATGATTCAGCTTTTacatggttatgtttaggcactCACAGCACATGGTTAATGTTAGGGTAATAATACTGTCTGTTTTTATACAGAAAATGTCACCAGTGACAAGAAACCAAatcaacatcacacacacacacacacccacacacacacgcacgcacacacacacacacacacacacacacacacacacacacacacacacatacctctcTTGGTGCCTGAATATCAATGAACTCCTTAAAGATCTTGTTTGCTTTTGACACAAGCTTGGTTGAGCTCTTGATTTTTTTGTACTCCTCACAGGCCATCCAAAACTCGATATTCTCGTCACTGAACTCGGTCTTGAGAAAGGTCCGGAAGGCAGCCAGGCCATCTGGAAAGGACAAATGAATCAGACGGTAAGGGGAGGaggcaaacacaacagaaaacacttcaaaaaCATGATTGATACTGCAGCGTAGCACCTATTTCTGTGCAACAGCTGAGAACTCCCTCTTCTACggatgttttcttttccttcaacATAGGGTAGCTTGATCATGTGATAATACCCTTCATCGGATGTTGACATTTTTCCAGTGCGTACACTTTTGTTCCCAGAATCAGGAAACAGCTATCATGAAGAGAACAAACAAATCGGAACAAAATACTCCCACAAAGAGATTTTTTATTCTGACTTCATCAGTCAAGATAAGTGATCAATTAACACAGAGGAAGGTTGTGTTTTTCTATGGGCTCGTGTCACGCTGACATGTTATTTCCACCCTTCTCGTTTCTGCTGTTTACCTAATAAAGCTGTAAATCTGGGAAGAGCAGGGGGGGATggtctgtctgtgcacatgAGGCATTAGTCatacagaagcacacacattcaaatgagtATACACACAACAACATGCAGCTTTGCATGGGCACAAGGCTATACACACACGAAATATTTGAATCCTCAATCTTTTACAGTGTCCCTCTTGTTGAcctggcctttttttttaaaagctctcAGAGAGTACAGACTGGAGAAAATCAAACCATGTACCCTTTCAGCCTCTACAGATAATCTTCCAAAAAAGTCAGTGTAGCCTTTTGTGCCCTACATTTCatgatatttatttatgaaGATACACCTCACTCCTGTCATTTGTACATGTAATAAGTATGTACATTATTCTATCTGGGGTCGATTAACATGGAGACTAATCACCTTAGAAAAGCTGCTCTTTTCTTTCAATCAACATCAGAGAGgcttgaaaatgacaaagaagtTTACTGCAGCTGAAGTAACTGCAGTGATTTAAGCAGCGATGAGGAAGACAGAGCTTCAGGGATTGAGGGGTTTGACTCCAAAGATTATCAAGGATCCAAGGATTATCGAAATAAGAGATCCATTTGAAGAAGGGTAAGGTGAGgtgtatttattttacaaagatGTGTTTCGCAATATATCCCCACCCCTACATCTCTTTCAAGTGTGATTTGTTGCTGTTGGTGGTAGACAGGAGGATAAGGAGTCTGAGTCCCACAATCCTCTTAGGTGTGAATTGTTGTGTGTTGGGGGTCTGGAAGAATGGAGAAAGGGAGCAATAACTTCAATTAACTTCTTAGACTTGAATAttctacatttttattttttaacagaGAGGATTCACAGCCACCAGAGGACAATGTACTACATGCAGCATCCCTCCAGCAGCcaccacctccttctctcttagGCATGAGGGACTCCACCACTGCCATCACATCAGCCCCACCAGCAAGGAGATCCCATGTCCCCCGAGTGTGAGTATCTCCCCCACAGTCACAAGTACCCCATGCACTTGAACCTACACCTACACAGCAGCCAGTCTTGGAAGACAGGTCAAGCGGCAGCCTCCAggcctgaaaaatgaagcctACGCAAAAATGTCAATCTCCGATGACTTTAAAATGGCCGACTTTatagcagaaataaacatgtttacagacTGGTACTGTCAGTTCTGGTCTCAATGGCTAATCTCCCTCTTCATGATAATTGTGCAGGGGTGAATTGTTATCTAACTCACTTGTATGAATCAAATTAgggcttaaagttatgcataattaagGGCGTGGCTGTGACAAACAGACTGCTAAACAGGTATCACAGAGA
The Chaetodon auriga isolate fChaAug3 chromosome 3, fChaAug3.hap1, whole genome shotgun sequence DNA segment above includes these coding regions:
- the LOC143318361 gene encoding regulator of G-protein signaling 8-like, translating into MKTRLGCLSNKSDSYSDFSEFLPPAHETTARCLKLSTDEVVRWSESFDNLLSHKYGLAAFRTFLKTEFSDENIEFWMACEEYKKIKSSTKLVSKANKIFKEFIDIQAPREVNIDYRTREKTKQSLEDPSPTSLNEVQAKVYSLMEKDSYPRFLRSKMYQDMVNRAHAQGQRRSV